The Tenrec ecaudatus isolate mTenEca1 chromosome 12, mTenEca1.hap1, whole genome shotgun sequence genomic interval AGTCCGGCTTAAAACACAGAGCTGGGGGGCGGGCCACACGGATGGGAGGGAAAATGGGGTGAGACCAGGAACGCAGGGCAGGCTCAGCGTGTGGTACAGAGAAGGCTCTGTCCATACAGGGATTGGGGACTGGAGAGGGTAAGGAgggcccccttcccctccctctctctctccctccaactCGAATTAAGTGCCTCTTGACGGTGGCAGAAAgggctgtctttctcccgaggaacagttggttttgaactgaggacttgcggaatcacagcccaacgcacagCCACCACCCTCGGCCCCTAGTAATGATCAGGTGTCACCAGCCAGCCCTGAAGCAAGGTGCATAACTGTCAGGGGTCTCGTCCACAGGATCCAAGAGCCTggtgagcccctgccctgcccaaCCTGGGTCCAGCTGGGCATGGACCCATGTGCCTTCTGTCCACCTGCCTGAGGCACCACTGGCTGGCACCTGAGCCAAGAATGCCTGCCCCTGCCTTCGCTGGAGCAGGCTGGGTAGTGGCTCCGAGGCCCGgaccctcctccagccccagggccctGGGGCTCACTCTGGTGGCTACTGCAGTTAGTCTCCTGCTGGCTGGCATTCTGCAACTCCTCCTTCAGTGCCGTCTTCACCTTCTCATACTCGCTTTCCAGGTGGACGCTGAAGGGCAACTTCAGCAGGACCACATAGTCCACCACGATGCTGCCACTCCTGAAGGGGTTGGCAGGGGAATCTTAGAGAGTGTCCAGGCCTAGAAGGGCACCTCCAGAGTCAGCCACCAGCACAGtggaggaaagggaggggagggtggaggcGAAGAGCTGGGATGCCACATGCATCCTTTTGAGGTGGCCACGGACACCCTGAACTTTGTCCGCCTGGGAAGGCGGAAGGCGGGTGCTTTGTAGTCACTTTTGTACTGCAGCAAACTGTCACCAACCCAgagcttccccggttctctgcctCTCTTCCGCTGGCTCGTGCCCGCGTGCCCGCCAGAGGTGAGCCAAATAGACCTTTTGGGCCCCCTGGTTTTCACCAGGCCTCGTGCTCCACGTTAAGCTCTCTGCACGCCCCACACCAGATAGCAGCCCTCCTTAGAAACAGGCTGAGGAAATGATCACCAAGACCTCCCAGGACTTGAGTCCCTCAAGACTCACGGTCACTGTGTTCATGAAATGTGATGCCTCCCAGAGCAGGGGTACATTCGCCAGGCTTTTCCTACACCCTTTTCCTTGCCTCCCCAACCGTCACAACGCCATCTCATCCCCAGAAGGGCCTCCTACCTTAAAGACAGGATCTTCACGCCCTGAAACCCCGGCACATTTTGGTAAACTTTCCGTATCTGAAATGCCAAGGATTCCGGAGATCACATCGGAAACTCACCACACCACACCCCAAATCTGAAGACATCCGGGGGCCCAAGTTCAAGTCCAGAAAAGGCTCTAGACGTTAAGTTCATCTCCAACCCCCACCTCACCTGATTTTGGAAAGTGGCGTTGAATTCCTTGTAGATCTGAGAGGTGTTGTCATTGAGATCCGGGGAGAACTGCTGATCGACAGATACCTCCATGTCCACTTGAGCATCCACAGTGTCTGCACACAGCATGCCCTGCTCTGGTCACTTCACCATCTCTTGAGTGCAGCCCCCACCCAGAGACTGCCCCTCGGCCCTCTCCATGTTCCCTGAGGATGAACTGAACTGCAGAAGGAATTCTGGGATGCCTTGTCCTAAGGGGAGGGCGAGACTGGAAACCAGGATGCCCACTGTGGTCGGCTGAGTGATGGCCACAGAATGTGTGGAGAACTTGAGAATATGCATGTTGCCTAGCCAGACGGAACCAAGACTGCTGGTGAGCTGACCTTAAGACAGGgagatgatcctgggttatctaGACAGGCCGCTTGTAAGAGCCAGGGTCTTCCAAGGCAGCAAAGGAAGGCAGACCAGATCAGAGTCAGTGAGAGACAGATGTGACTGTGGCGGGGGGACTAGGCACAGAGAGATGCAGCATTGCTGGCTTTGAAGGTTGGGAGAGTCTTGAGAGAAAAAAATGCAGACGGCCTCTAGGAGCTTCCCCTACAAGATTCTCCGCTAACCTATTGCCACGCCCACGCCAACTCATGGCGATCACGTGTGTTAGCATAGCGCTTGATTcacaggctttcttttttttcctcttcttttgacTAAACTTCCTGGAAACAGAACATCACGCACTTTCAtggtgccactgggtgggttggaactgccaacctttgggtaagCCACTGATCACGAACCACTTGTACCATGCGCACATTGGCCCTCCCCTAGTCTCTCCATGAAGAATGTCAGTCCTGCCAATGCACTGCTCTTAGCCCATCGAGAACTGTATAGGACTTCTAGCCAAGAGGGCTCTAAGAGGACAGATGTGTCTGCTTCGGGCTGTCCGTTCTTTGGTCACGTGTTACTGCGGACACTGGACACTAATGTATCCTCCAAGCAGGCCGATCATAAGGAGATCCCAGAAAAGAAAGAGGTCCGAGCCACCTGCGTCAGGCAAGCATAGAAAGGAGGGATgtggcaggaggaagaggagagagaagcGGAGGGGATGGAGGAGTGCAGTAGGAATTGAGGGACTGACAAACATCATGAGTGCCCACAGCTGACCCCCAAGAGTCAGTGGGGCTGCTGGAAGCAAGCACAGAGTGTGTGGGTCCAGCCACTCACCCAGATCCACCTGTTCTGCGGGGGACTCGCAGAGGGGGCCGGAGAAGGTGCTGggacacaggcatttgaggcCATCCCATTTGCCCCCATTCTGGCACTTGTTGTCTTGCAACTGGCAGCGGTCACCCGAGAATCCAGAGGGGCAGAGGCACCGGCCTTGGTCCCAAGACCCACCATTGTCACAGGTACCTGGGCAGCAGAGAAAAAGGGTAGGAGCTGACCTTGGGGGTACAGGGATTCCAAGGGAGTAGAAAgggccaggaaggaaggaaggccaaCCTGGAGTGGTGGTCACCGTCGACTGAGGAGTGGTCGAGGTAGTCACGGGGGTGGTCTGCGTGGTGGGAGTCCGGGTGGTGGCCACGGAGGTCGTGGAAGGCTTGTCAACGGGCAGGGTGGGGCGGGTAAACTTGCGTGAAGTCGTCATGTCGCTTGGAAGGCTGACACTGGGCTTCGCCGTGAAGTCGTGAATAGGTGAGGTGGCTTCAGAGCTGGGGCTCCTCTGGGATACACTGGTGGGCGCTCGGATGCTTGTCGAAACTAAGATCGTGGGGGTGACCCCTGGGACCATGGAACTAGGAGGCTTGCTGGTGGGATGGCTCTCGAGAGGCAGAGAGGTTGACATCCCTCCATGGGGGGGAAGGAGAGGACTCGTCCTGGGGGAACCTTGAGAAGTGGCCGTATTCACGGTAGAGGCAAAGGGAGATGATGGGATGGTGGTACTTGAAGTAGGAACCCCGTGACTGGTGCCCATGTCGACAcagggagtggggggagaggcTGAGACGACAGTAATTGGGACAGACTCTGGACACGGGGTGGTGGCGGAAATGAAGGTGATGGGGGTGGTGTCAGTCAGGGTACTGGTGAGTGGGGAGGTGGCAGAAGAAGTTCTGGCCGTAACAAAAGTGGACAGGGTCGGGAAGGCAGTGAGAGCAGTGGACACTGTCTTTTCTGTACTGGGTGACGGGGCAGATGGAGGAAAAGAGCTTGGGGAGGCAGGATTCCGGGGCGTTGTCTGTGTAGAAGGAATCCCAAAGGAAGTCATTTCTGTGGGAGGCACATTTGAGAATTGTGTGGATATGGACGAGCTGGAGATGGAGACGGATGTTTTGAGAGTAAATAACGTTGGGCTGGGTGAATGGGATGAGGATGACGATGATAACTTGCTAGTGAAGTTTCCGAAGTTGCCAGTGTTGTGGTAAGCGGTAGTGATGAGAGGAGTGCTCTCTTGGGGAGAAGTGGGAGACACAGGGGATTCTGGGACCCCAGGAGCATGGGTCGATGTATTCAACAGAGTCTGTGAGGAGGAGACCAAAGAGGTAAGGGGAATGGATGTAGTGAGAGGAGGGCTAGAAGTACTTTGTGTAGTTGCCAATGATGTGCTCAGAAGCGGTGTGGCAGTGGGCGTTGTAACACTCAATGTGGTTTCTGTGACAGGGACAGTGGGCAAATATGGGAAGGTGTTTGTGGGGCTCCCAGGAGAACTGCTCTCAGTCCCGGCTGAGCTGATGCGTGTTGAGCTAACTGTACCGGTGACTGTGGTTGCAGAAGTGTTGGCTGTACTAGGTGTTGTGGTTGTCCTGCTGGTATTCAGGGAAGGTGCAGGCACAATAGTTGATGTCCCCTCTGTAACTGAGGTGCTGGGAAATGTACTGAAGGCAGGTATGGATGTGCCCTCTGTGGAGGACACTGTGGACGTGACCTGTGATGTCCCCTGCGTGGTGGTCATCTTGGGAGTCGCTGTAACCCGTGTGGTGGAGACCCTAGCTGTTTCAGGGGTTGGGACAGTGGAAGAAGAAGAGGTCACAATGGTTGAGGTTTCCAAGGTAGTATCCTCAGAGGTGAGTTCCGTGATGGGTGTGGTCATGGTAGTCCTGGGAGAACTAGAGAGTGAGGGTGTAGATGGAGGTGTAGATATGGCATGAGTGGTCAGGCGTGTGGTACTCGTGGTTGATATCGGGCTGGTGTTTGTGTCTGTACTGCTCAGTGTGTGTGAAGTTGGGACCAGTGCAGAAGTAGGAGGCTCATGTGTGGATGAGGTCATTGTCCCCGTGGTCGCGTCAGCAGGTGTGCTGGGCACAGCAGAGGGAACTGTGCTGGTCAAAGTGACAGGGGTTATCGAGGGAAGCTCTGTGGTGTCCATGTGTGTAGAGGCGTCACTGGTAGGAGGGAGTGCAGATGTCTGTGTGGATGCTGATGAGGATGGTGTGACCACAGTCACCTtgctggtttctgttgctggtgcTGTGGTGGTTGTGGGCAATGGAGACGCTGTGGGTGTGAATGGGGTGCTAAGAGCACTGGATGAAGGGCTGGCCTCCTCTGTTGTGGAAAGAGGCTGTgtggtggaggttgtggtggtgatggaggtgtagACGCCCTCTGAGGGAGGCGTGCTTGTAGTGTTGCTAAGGGTGGAAGACGGGGAGACGGAGGACGTAAAGGGAATGGATGTAGTCAGAGTTGGGCTAGGAGTATTTTGTGTAGTTGCCAATGATGTGCTCAGAAGCGGTGTGGCAGTGTGCGTTGTAACACTCGATGTGGTTTCTGTGACAGGGACAGTGGGCAAATATGGGAAGGTGTTTGTGGGGCTCCCAGGAGAACTGCTCTCCGTCCCGGCTGAGCTGATGCGTGTTGAGCTAACTGTACCTGTGACTGTGGTTGGAGAAGTGTTGGCTGAACTAGGTGTTGTGGTTGTCCTGCTGGTACTCAGGGATGGTGCAGGCACAGTAGTTGTTGTCCCCACTGTAGCAGAGGAGCTGGGCAATGTACTGTTGGCAGGTGTGGCTGTGTCCTCTGTGGAGGTCAGTGTGGATGTGTCCTGTGATGTCCCGGGCGTGGTGGTCAGCCTGGGTGTCGCTGTGACCCCTGTTGTGGAGACCCTAGCTGTTTCAGTGGTTGGGACGGTGGAAGAAGAGATGACAATGGTTGAGGTTTCCAAGGTAGTGTCCTCAGAGGTGTGTTCCGTGATGGGCGTGGTCGTGGTAGTCCTGTGAGAACTAGAGAGTGAGGGTGCAGATGGAGGTGTAGATATGGCATGAGTGGTGAGGCGTGTGGTACTCGTGGTTGATATCGGGCTGGTGTTTGTGTCTGTACTGCTCAGTGTGTGTGAAGTTGGGACCAGTGCAGAAGTAGGAGGCTCATGTTTGGATGAGGTCATTGTCCCCGTGGTCACGTCAGCAGGTGTGCTGGGCACAGCAGAGGGAAATGTGCTCTTCAAAGTGACTGGGGTAGACGAGGGAATCTCTGTGGTGTCCATGTGTGTAGAGGCGTCACTGGTAGGAGGGAGTGCAGATGTCTGCATGGATGCTGATGAGAATGGTGTGACCACAGTCACCTtgctggtttctgttgctggtggtgtggtggttgtgGGCAATGGAGAAGCTGTGGGTGTGAACGCGGTGCTCGGGGCCCTGGATGAAGGGCTGGCCTCCTCTTTTGTGGAAAGAGGCtgtgtggtggtggaggttgtggtggtgatggaggtgtagACGCCCTCGGAGGGAGGCGTGATTGTAGTGTTGCTAAGGGTGGAAGACGGGGAAACAGAGGACGTAAAGGGAATGGATGTAGTCAGAGTTGGGCTAGGAGTATTTTGTGTAGTTGCCAATGATGTGCTCAGAAGCGGTGTGGAAGTGTGCGTTGTAACACTCGATGTGGTTGCTGTGACAGGGATAGTGggggaagatgggaaggtgtttgTGGGGCTCCCAGGAGAACTGCTCTCAGTCCTGGCTGAGCTGATGCGTGTTGAGCTAACTGTACCGGTGACTGTGGTTGGAGAAGTGTTGGCTATACTAGGTGTTGTGGTTGTCCTGCTGGTACTCAGGGATGGTGCAGGCACACTAGTTGATGTCCCCTCTGTAGCAGAGGAGCTGGGCAACATACTGTGGGCAGGTGTGGCTGTGCCCTCTGTGGAGGACACTGTGGACGTGACCTGTGATGTCACCTCCGTGGTGGTCAGCCTGGGTGTCGCTGTAACCCGTGAGGTGGAGACCCTAGCTGTTTCAGAGGTTGGGACGATGGAAGAAGAAGAGGTCACAATGGTTGAGGTTTCCAAGGTAGTGTCCACAGAGGTGAGTTCCGTGATGGGCGTGGTCGTGGTAGTCCTGTGAGAACTAGAGAGTGAGGGTGCAGATGGAGGTGTAGATATGGCATGAGTGGTCAGGCGTGTGGTACTCGTGGTTGATATCGGGCTGGTGTTTGTGTCTGTACTGCTCAGTGTGTGTGAAGTTGGGACCAGTGCAGAAGTAGGAGGCTCATGGGTGGATGAGGTCATTGTCCCCGTGCTCACGTCAGCAGGTGTGCTGGGCACAGCAGAGGGAACTGTGCTGGTCAAAGTGACTGGCGAAGTCAAGGGAATCTCTGTGGTGTCCATGTGTGTAGAGGCGTCACTGGTAGGAGGGACTGCAGATGTCTGCATGGATGCTGATGAGGATGGTGTGACCACAGTCACCTtgctggtttctgttgctggtgcTGTGGTGGTTGTGGGAGATTGAGAAGCTGTGGGTGTGAACGCAGTGCTCGGGGCACCGGATGAAGGGCTGGCCTCCTCTGTTGTGGAAAGAGGctgtgtggtggtggttgtggtggtgatggaggtgtagACGCCCTCTGAGGGAGGCGTGCTTGTAGTGCTGCTAAGGGTGGAAGACGGGGAGACGGAGGACGTAAAGGGAATGGATGTAGTCAGAGTTGGGCTAGGAGTATTTTGTGTAGTTGCCAATGATGTGCTCAGAAGCGATGTGGAAGTGTGCGTTGTAACACTCGATGTGATTTCTGTGACAGGGACAGTGGGCAAATATGGGAAGGTGTTTGTGGGGCTCCCAGGAGAACTGCTCTCCGTCCCGGCTGAGCTGATGCGTGTTGAGCTAACTGTACCTGTGACTGTGGTTGGAGAAGTGTTGGCTGAACTAGGTGTTGTGGTTGTCCTGCTGGTACTCAGGGATGGTGCAGGCACAGTAGTTGATGTCCCCTCTGTAACAGAGGAGCTGGGCAATGTACTGTTGGCAGGTGTGGCTGTGCCCTCTGTGGAGGTCAGTGTGGATGTGTCCTGTGATGTCCCGGGCGTGGTGGTCAGCCTGGGTGTCGCTGTGACCCCTGTTGTGGAGACCCTAGCTGTTTCAGTGGTTGGGACGGTGGAAGAAGAGATGACAATGGTTGAGGTTTCCAAGGTAGTGTCCTCAGAGGTGTGTTCCGTGATGGGCGTGGTCGTGGTAGTCCTGTGAGAACTAGAGAGTGAGGGTGCAGATGGAGGTGTAGATATGGCATGAGTGGTCAGGCGTGTGGTACTCGTGGTTGATATCGGGCTGGTGTTTGTGTCTGTACTGCTCAGTGTGTGTGAAGTTGGGACCAGTGCAGAAGTAGGAGGCTCATGTGTGGATGAGGTCATTGTCCCCGTGGTCACATCAGCAGGTGTGCTGGGCACAGCTGAGGGAACTCTGCTGGTGAAAGTGACAGGGGTTATCGAGGGAAGCTCTGTGGTGTCCATGTGTGTAGAGGCGTCACTGGTAGGAGGGAGTGCAGATGTCTGCGTGGATGCTGATAAGGATGGTGTGACCACAGTCACATtgctggtttctgttgctggtgcCGTCGTGGTTGTGGGAGATGGAGAAGCTGTTGATGGAAATAGGGTGCTCAGGGCACCAGATGAAGGGCTAGCCTCCTCTGTTGTGGAAAGAGGctgtgtggtggtggttgtggtggtgatggaggtgtagACGCCCTCTGAGGGAGGCGTGCTTGTAGTGCTGCTAAGGGTGGAAGACGGGGAGACGGAGGACGTAAAGGGAATGGATGTAGTCAGAGTTGGGCTAGGAGTATTTTGTGTAGTTGCCAATGATGTGCTCAGAAGCGGTGTGGCAGTGTGCGTTGTAACACTCGATGTGGTTGCTGTgacagggagagtgggggaagatgggaaggtgtttgTGGGGCTCC includes:
- the MUC3A gene encoding mucin-3A, with protein sequence MVPGVTPTILVSTSIRAPTSVSQRSPSSEATSPIHDFTAKPSVSLPSDMTTSRKFTRPTLPVDKPSTTSVATTRTPTTQTTPVTTSTTPQSTVTTTPGCTCDNGGSWDQGRCLCPSGFSGDRCQLQDNKCQNGGKWDGLKCLCPSTFSGPLCESPAEQVDLDTVDAQVDMEVSVDQQFSPDLNDNTSQIYKEFNATFQNQIRKVYQNVPGFQGVKILSLRSGSIVVDYVVLLKLPFSVHLESEYEKVKTALKEELQNASQQETNCSSHQTLCFKPDSIKVTNNSLQELTPQAICRRVVAKGYEDFYFPLVEENQLRCVTNCTVGVEGAFDCHQGQCILERSGPMCRCFSTDTLWISGSRCEVTVYWRALVGGLAGAAALLLLLLLGLGLLVARSRRHKRSWTEDREWTESWDADTFGTFSNLDLNDHESARPENMKVTLENVDTSMKVQIQRPQVTSSSI